In the Pseudomonas sp. ADAK2 genome, one interval contains:
- a CDS encoding formate/nitrite transporter family protein — MDTQKDGKTPNLSAEEQHEADRNQPPRAAVLHEIIRTQGDQELERSVAALWWSALAAGLTMGLSLMAMGLLNSRLPDGEGFKVIASFGYCAGFLAVILARQQLFTENTLTAVLPIMTKPTLNNFGRLLRLWSVVLVGNLCGTLLVAYVMLHLPIFDTKTDLAFLDIGRKIMENSASQMFAKGIISGWMIATMVWMIPSMESAKMWIIILITYLMALGDFTHIVVGSAEVSYLVFAGELPWKDFWLVFAGPTLAGNIIGGSFIFALISHAQVRSESGAPKKSADQAKEPDPQKIKK, encoded by the coding sequence ATGGACACTCAAAAAGACGGCAAGACCCCGAACCTCTCGGCAGAAGAACAGCACGAAGCCGACCGTAACCAGCCACCCCGCGCGGCGGTATTGCACGAAATCATCCGCACCCAGGGCGATCAGGAGCTCGAGCGCAGTGTCGCGGCGCTCTGGTGGTCGGCGCTGGCCGCCGGCCTGACCATGGGCCTGTCGCTGATGGCCATGGGGCTGCTCAATTCCCGGCTGCCGGACGGTGAAGGCTTCAAGGTGATCGCCAGTTTCGGCTACTGCGCCGGATTTCTCGCGGTGATCCTGGCGCGCCAGCAACTGTTCACCGAGAACACCCTGACGGCCGTGCTGCCGATCATGACCAAACCCACGCTGAACAATTTCGGCCGACTGCTGCGCCTGTGGAGCGTGGTGCTGGTCGGCAACCTGTGCGGCACGTTGCTGGTGGCCTACGTGATGCTGCACCTGCCGATTTTCGACACCAAGACCGACCTGGCCTTCCTCGACATCGGGCGCAAGATCATGGAAAACAGTGCCAGCCAGATGTTCGCCAAAGGCATCATTTCCGGCTGGATGATCGCCACCATGGTCTGGATGATCCCGTCCATGGAAAGCGCCAAGATGTGGATCATCATCCTCATCACCTACCTGATGGCGCTGGGGGATTTCACCCACATCGTTGTCGGTTCGGCGGAAGTGTCGTACCTGGTGTTTGCCGGCGAGTTGCCGTGGAAGGATTTCTGGCTGGTGTTTGCCGGGCCGACGCTGGCGGGCAACATCATTGGCGGCAGTTTCATCTTTGCGCTGATCAGCCATGCGCAGGTGCGCAGTGAAAGCGGTGCGCCGAAAAAGTCTGCGGATCAGGCTAAGGAACCTGACCCGCAGAAGATCAAGAAGTGA
- a CDS encoding acyl-CoA thioesterase yields the protein MNFHTRKWVKPEDLNPNGTLFGGSLLRWIDEEAAIYAIVQLGNQRVVTKYISEINFVSASRQGDIIELGITATEFGRTSITLTCEVRNKITRKSILTVERMVFVNLGEDGLPAPHGRTEILYVKDQFKDEVVND from the coding sequence ATGAATTTCCACACCCGCAAATGGGTAAAACCCGAAGACCTCAACCCCAACGGCACGCTGTTCGGCGGCAGCCTGTTGCGCTGGATCGACGAAGAAGCGGCGATCTACGCCATCGTCCAGCTGGGCAATCAGCGCGTGGTCACCAAGTACATTTCCGAAATCAACTTTGTCAGTGCCTCGCGCCAGGGCGACATCATCGAACTGGGCATCACCGCCACCGAGTTCGGTCGCACCTCGATCACCCTGACCTGCGAAGTGCGCAACAAGATCACCCGTAAAAGCATCCTGACGGTCGAGCGCATGGTGTTCGTCAACCTGGGTGAAGACGGCTTGCCGGCACCTCACGGCCGCACAGAGATCCTGTACGTCAAAGACCAGTTCAAGGACGAGGTCGTCAACGATTAA
- a CDS encoding YceI family protein, which produces MLKKTLAALAIGSALLSAGSVMAADYVVDKEGQHAFVDFKISHLGYSFITGTFKDIDGKFSFDAAKPEDSKIEFNVNTASVFTNNAERDKHISSGDFLNASKFAKATFVSTSVKSTGKNAAGKDTADVTGDLTIAGVTKPVVVKATFLGEGKDPWGGYRAGFEGTTNLKRSDFGKQKDLGPSSDAVELYVTFEGVKAK; this is translated from the coding sequence ATGTTGAAAAAGACCCTCGCCGCTCTGGCAATCGGTTCCGCGCTGCTGTCGGCCGGTAGCGTAATGGCCGCTGACTACGTCGTCGACAAAGAAGGCCAGCACGCCTTCGTTGACTTCAAGATCAGCCACCTGGGCTACAGCTTCATCACCGGTACGTTCAAGGATATCGACGGCAAGTTCAGCTTCGATGCCGCCAAGCCGGAAGACAGCAAAATCGAGTTCAACGTCAACACCGCCAGCGTGTTCACCAATAACGCTGAACGCGACAAGCACATCAGCAGCGGTGACTTCCTGAACGCGAGCAAATTCGCTAAAGCCACCTTCGTCTCCACCAGCGTCAAATCCACCGGTAAAAACGCCGCTGGTAAAGACACAGCTGACGTGACCGGCGACCTGACGATTGCTGGCGTGACCAAGCCAGTCGTGGTCAAGGCCACTTTCCTGGGTGAAGGCAAGGATCCATGGGGCGGCTACCGTGCCGGCTTCGAAGGTACTACCAACCTGAAGCGTTCCGACTTCGGCAAGCAGAAAGACCTGGGTCCATCGTCCGACGCAGTTGAGTTGTACGTAACGTTTGAAGGTGTCAAAGCGAAGTAA
- the ahcY gene encoding adenosylhomocysteinase, with product MSAVITPADFTDYKVADMSLAAWGRRETIIAESEMPALMGLRRKYAGEQPLKGAKILGCIHMTIQTAVLIETLVALGAEVRWSSCNIFSTQDQAAAAIAAAGIAVYAWKGETEEEYEWCLEQTILKDGAPWDANMILDDGGDLTELLHKKYPTILDRVHGVTEETTTGVHRLLDMLAKGELKIPAINVNDSVTKSKNDNKYGCRHSLNDAIKRGTDHLLSGKQALVIGYGDVGKGSAQSLRQEGMIVKVSEVDPICAMQACMDGFELVSPFIDGINNGTEASIDKALLGKIDLIVTTTGNVNVCDSNMLKALKKRAVVCNIGHFDNEIDTAFMRKNWAWEEVKPQVHKIHRTGPGAFDAQNDDYLILLAEGRLVNLGNATGHPSRIMDGSFANQVLAQIFLFGQKYADLSPAQKAERLTVEVLPKKLDEEVALEMVRGFGGVVTQLTKTQADYIGVTVEGPFKPHAYRY from the coding sequence ATGAGCGCTGTTATCACGCCTGCAGATTTTACCGATTACAAAGTCGCCGACATGTCCCTGGCTGCCTGGGGCCGTCGCGAAACCATCATCGCCGAATCCGAAATGCCTGCCCTGATGGGTCTGCGCCGCAAGTACGCCGGTGAGCAGCCGCTCAAGGGCGCCAAGATTCTCGGCTGCATCCACATGACCATCCAGACTGCCGTGCTGATCGAAACCCTGGTTGCCCTGGGTGCCGAAGTACGCTGGTCGTCCTGCAACATTTTCTCGACTCAAGACCAGGCCGCTGCAGCTATCGCCGCTGCCGGCATCGCGGTTTACGCCTGGAAAGGCGAGACCGAAGAAGAGTACGAGTGGTGCCTGGAGCAAACCATCCTCAAAGATGGCGCGCCATGGGATGCCAACATGATCCTCGACGACGGCGGCGACCTGACCGAGCTGCTGCACAAGAAATACCCGACGATCCTGGACCGCGTCCACGGCGTCACCGAAGAAACCACCACTGGCGTTCACCGCCTGCTGGACATGCTGGCCAAGGGCGAGCTGAAAATCCCGGCCATCAACGTCAACGACTCGGTAACCAAGAGCAAGAACGACAACAAGTACGGCTGCCGTCACAGCCTGAACGACGCAATCAAGCGCGGCACCGACCACCTGCTGTCCGGCAAGCAAGCGCTGGTCATCGGTTACGGTGACGTGGGCAAGGGCTCCGCTCAGTCCCTGCGTCAGGAAGGTATGATCGTTAAAGTCTCCGAAGTTGACCCGATCTGCGCCATGCAAGCCTGCATGGACGGTTTCGAACTGGTTTCGCCGTTCATCGACGGCATCAACAACGGCACCGAAGCATCCATCGACAAAGCGCTGCTGGGCAAGATCGACCTGATCGTGACCACCACCGGTAACGTCAATGTTTGCGACTCGAACATGCTCAAAGCCCTGAAGAAGCGCGCTGTTGTCTGCAACATCGGCCACTTCGACAACGAAATCGACACCGCTTTCATGCGCAAGAACTGGGCATGGGAAGAAGTGAAGCCACAGGTTCACAAAATCCACCGTACCGGTCCTGGCGCATTCGATGCCCAGAACGACGACTACCTGATCCTGCTGGCCGAAGGCCGTCTGGTAAACCTGGGTAACGCCACCGGTCACCCAAGCCGCATCATGGACGGTTCGTTCGCCAACCAGGTTCTGGCGCAGATCTTCCTGTTCGGCCAGAAGTACGCCGACCTGTCGCCAGCCCAGAAAGCCGAGCGCCTGACCGTTGAAGTACTGCCGAAGAAACTCGACGAAGAAGTGGCCCTGGAAATGGTCCGCGGTTTCGGCGGCGTTGTGACTCAACTGACCAAGACCCAGGCCGACTACATTGGCGTGACCGTCGAAGGCCCGTTCAAGCCGCACGCTTACCGCTACTGA
- a CDS encoding substrate-binding periplasmic protein, which translates to MPLIAQLLTVLLFTCLSFAARGEKLRIVTEPWAPYVYEENGKPLGLDYETTAIVFKRLGIEVEWQFLPWKRCLSMLDTGQADGALDIFHSDERDATLLYPSEPLSEVEFVMFYANERPHPFRTLEELKGLTIGTSPGYLYSEDFSGSTLFTREPAPTHEANFGKLLRGRIDLLITDRRVGQHLLDELNIRDQISENPTIISHQSQFLAVRRNAGMDLLVQRFGAELKRFKREPAYAELSARYGAGPNPEVQIPSTTAARGKTVEQQESGAQ; encoded by the coding sequence ATGCCTTTGATCGCGCAGTTACTGACCGTGCTTCTTTTCACTTGCCTGAGCTTCGCCGCTCGGGGCGAGAAGCTGCGTATTGTCACGGAACCGTGGGCGCCGTACGTGTACGAGGAAAACGGCAAACCCCTGGGCCTGGACTACGAAACCACCGCCATCGTCTTCAAACGCCTGGGCATCGAAGTCGAATGGCAATTCCTGCCCTGGAAGCGCTGCCTGTCGATGCTCGACACCGGCCAGGCCGACGGTGCGCTGGATATCTTTCACAGCGATGAACGCGACGCCACCCTGCTCTACCCCAGCGAACCGCTGTCGGAAGTCGAATTCGTGATGTTCTACGCCAACGAACGGCCTCATCCGTTTCGCACACTCGAAGAACTGAAAGGCCTGACCATTGGCACATCGCCGGGTTATCTGTACAGCGAGGACTTCAGCGGTTCGACGCTGTTTACCCGAGAACCGGCGCCCACCCACGAAGCCAATTTCGGCAAACTGCTGCGCGGGCGCATCGACCTGTTGATCACTGACCGCCGGGTCGGCCAGCATTTGCTGGATGAACTGAACATCCGCGACCAGATCAGCGAAAACCCGACAATCATCAGCCACCAGAGCCAATTCCTGGCGGTTCGGCGCAATGCCGGCATGGATTTGCTGGTGCAGCGTTTCGGCGCAGAGCTCAAGCGCTTCAAGCGCGAGCCCGCCTACGCTGAACTGAGCGCCCGTTATGGCGCCGGCCCCAACCCCGAGGTGCAAATCCCAAGCACTACCGCCGCCCGCGGAAAAACCGTTGAGCAGCAGGAAAGCGGCGCGCAGTGA
- a CDS encoding DEAD/DEAH box helicase codes for MSFASLGLSEALVRAIEAAGYTEPTPVQQRAIPAVLQGRDLMVAAQTGTGKTGGFALPILERLFPNGHPDKSQRHGPRQPRVLVLTPTRELAAQVHESFKVYARDLKFVSACIFGGVGMNPQVQAMSRGVDVLVACPGRLLDLAGQGSVDLSHVEILVLDEADRMLDMGFVHDVKKVLARLPSKRQNLLFSATFSKDITDLAGKLLHNPERIEVTPPNTTVERIEQRVFRLAASHKRSLLAHLITAGAWEQVLVFTRTKHGANRLAEYLDKHGLSAVAIHGNKSQNARTKALADFKAGEVRILVATDIAARGLDIDQLPHVVNFELPNVDEDYVHRIGRTGRAGRSGEAISLVAPDEEKLLKSIERMTKQKIADGNLMGFDSSAVEAEKPEVRERPDVRNPRNPRGPRGDGPNGTGGGGGRKDKGKDKGGKEKAPAATGRGDRPAREHKPREGTPAREQQRPAPRAAAADRAPDEFLDDDVDNFGNRVDYVPQAKPAQGRGRRPGAPAPGAAAGAGAGAPRTGGKPQGRQSGPRSSDGATTGTPPAKRSGPRNGAPRDGQARREDSRNRRPARTDDQPRSEPAVQNPRGPAPKIIHKESKTDRFPTPEQLDQLPGRPRGEKPALLTRNR; via the coding sequence ATGTCCTTTGCTTCCCTCGGTCTCTCCGAGGCTTTAGTCCGCGCCATCGAGGCAGCGGGCTATACCGAGCCTACTCCGGTGCAACAGCGGGCTATCCCCGCCGTGTTGCAAGGTCGCGACCTGATGGTCGCGGCGCAGACAGGTACTGGTAAAACCGGCGGCTTCGCCCTTCCGATCCTGGAGCGGTTGTTCCCTAACGGTCACCCGGACAAATCCCAGCGTCACGGCCCGCGCCAACCGCGCGTCCTGGTCCTGACCCCTACCCGCGAACTCGCGGCTCAAGTGCACGAGAGCTTCAAGGTCTATGCCCGTGACCTGAAGTTTGTCAGTGCCTGCATCTTCGGCGGCGTCGGCATGAACCCACAGGTTCAGGCCATGTCCCGCGGTGTTGACGTGCTGGTGGCCTGCCCTGGCCGCCTGCTCGACCTCGCCGGTCAAGGCAGCGTCGATCTGTCCCACGTGGAAATCCTCGTGCTGGACGAAGCCGACCGCATGCTCGACATGGGCTTTGTCCATGACGTGAAAAAGGTCCTTGCCCGTCTGCCGAGCAAACGCCAGAACCTGCTGTTCTCGGCGACCTTCTCCAAAGACATCACCGACCTCGCCGGCAAGCTGCTGCACAACCCGGAACGCATCGAAGTCACGCCGCCGAACACCACGGTCGAGCGCATCGAACAGCGTGTGTTCCGCCTGGCCGCGAGCCACAAGCGTTCGCTGCTGGCGCACCTGATTACCGCCGGCGCCTGGGAACAGGTTCTGGTCTTCACCCGTACCAAGCACGGCGCCAACCGCCTGGCCGAGTACCTGGACAAACACGGCCTGAGCGCCGTGGCCATCCACGGTAACAAGAGCCAGAACGCGCGCACCAAAGCCCTGGCCGACTTCAAGGCCGGCGAAGTGCGCATCCTGGTCGCCACCGACATCGCTGCTCGCGGCCTCGACATCGATCAGTTGCCCCACGTGGTCAACTTTGAACTGCCGAACGTCGATGAAGACTACGTGCACCGTATCGGCCGTACTGGCCGTGCCGGCCGCTCGGGCGAGGCGATCTCGCTGGTGGCCCCGGATGAAGAGAAGCTGCTGAAAAGCATCGAGCGCATGACCAAGCAGAAGATTGCCGACGGCAACCTGATGGGCTTCGACTCCAGCGCTGTAGAAGCCGAGAAACCCGAAGTTCGCGAGCGTCCGGATGTGCGTAACCCGCGCAACCCACGTGGCCCGCGCGGCGACGGTCCGAACGGCACTGGCGGTGGCGGCGGTCGTAAAGACAAAGGCAAGGACAAGGGCGGCAAGGAAAAAGCGCCTGCTGCCACTGGCCGTGGCGATCGCCCGGCCCGTGAACACAAGCCACGTGAAGGCACTCCGGCGCGCGAACAACAACGTCCGGCGCCACGCGCTGCGGCGGCTGATCGTGCTCCGGACGAGTTCCTCGACGATGACGTGGATAACTTCGGTAACCGCGTTGACTACGTGCCACAGGCCAAACCGGCCCAGGGCCGTGGCCGTCGTCCGGGTGCTCCGGCACCAGGCGCGGCAGCTGGCGCAGGTGCTGGTGCTCCGCGCACCGGCGGCAAGCCTCAGGGCCGCCAGAGCGGTCCGCGCAGCAGCGACGGCGCCACCACCGGCACCCCGCCAGCCAAGCGCAGCGGCCCACGCAACGGCGCGCCACGTGACGGTCAGGCCCGTCGCGAAGATTCCCGCAACCGCCGCCCGGCCCGCACCGACGACCAGCCTCGTTCCGAACCGGCCGTGCAGAACCCGCGTGGCCCGGCACCGAAGATCATCCATAAAGAGTCGAAGACCGATCGGTTCCCGACTCCAGAGCAACTGGATCAACTGCCAGGCCGCCCGCGCGGCGAAAAACCAGCGTTGCTGACTCGCAATCGCTGA
- a CDS encoding cation:proton antiporter, with product MLELVAAFICLTSLLTYVNFRFIGLPPTIGVMVTALMFSLLLQGLSLLGYPGLEERVQLLIGQIDFGDLLMNWMLSFLLFAGALHVNLNDLRSYRWPIGLLATFGVLIATAVIGSLAYYIFALFGWHVSFLYCLLFGALISPTDPIAVLGVLRTANASKPLKTTIVGESLFNDGTAVVVFTVLLGIAQLGETPTVGATAMLFAHEAIGGVVFGGLIGYLVYLMIKSIEQHQIEVMLTLALVIGGSAMASELHVSAPIAMVVAGLIIGNLGRNLAMNDMTRKYLDGFWELLDDMLNALLFALIGMELLLLPFNWLHVLAASLLALAILLSRLLTVAPAILLLRRWRTVPRGTIRILTWGGLRGGVSVALALALPLGPERDLILSITYIVVLSSILLQGLSIGKLVKHVTKDEPVPTTQAEHH from the coding sequence ATGCTTGAACTTGTCGCTGCGTTTATTTGCCTCACGTCCCTTCTCACCTACGTGAATTTTCGCTTCATCGGCCTACCCCCGACCATCGGCGTCATGGTCACAGCGCTGATGTTCTCCCTGCTGTTGCAAGGCCTGAGCCTCCTCGGCTACCCCGGCCTCGAAGAGCGCGTACAACTGCTGATCGGCCAGATCGACTTCGGTGATCTGCTGATGAACTGGATGCTGTCGTTCCTGCTATTCGCCGGCGCCCTGCACGTCAATCTGAACGACTTGCGCAGCTACCGCTGGCCCATCGGCTTGCTCGCGACCTTTGGTGTCTTGATCGCCACAGCGGTGATCGGCAGCCTCGCCTATTACATTTTTGCCCTGTTCGGCTGGCACGTGAGCTTCTTGTATTGCCTGCTGTTCGGCGCGCTGATTTCCCCCACCGACCCGATTGCGGTACTCGGTGTGCTGCGGACCGCCAACGCGTCCAAGCCGCTGAAAACCACCATCGTCGGCGAGTCGCTGTTCAACGACGGCACAGCGGTGGTGGTCTTCACCGTGTTGCTGGGCATCGCGCAATTGGGCGAAACCCCGACCGTCGGCGCCACGGCCATGCTGTTCGCCCACGAAGCGATTGGCGGCGTGGTGTTCGGCGGACTGATCGGCTACCTCGTGTACCTGATGATCAAGAGCATCGAGCAGCATCAGATCGAAGTGATGCTGACCCTGGCGCTGGTGATCGGCGGTTCGGCCATGGCTTCGGAGCTGCACGTTTCCGCGCCGATCGCGATGGTGGTCGCCGGCCTGATCATCGGCAACCTGGGCCGCAACCTGGCGATGAACGACATGACCCGCAAGTATCTGGACGGTTTCTGGGAACTGCTCGATGACATGCTCAATGCGCTGCTGTTTGCGCTGATCGGCATGGAGCTGTTGCTGCTGCCGTTCAACTGGCTGCACGTACTGGCCGCGAGTTTGCTGGCGTTGGCGATTCTGCTGTCGCGCCTGTTGACCGTGGCCCCGGCCATCCTGCTGTTGCGGCGCTGGCGCACAGTGCCGCGCGGGACGATCCGGATTCTGACCTGGGGTGGTTTGCGCGGCGGTGTGTCGGTGGCGTTGGCCCTGGCCCTGCCGCTGGGCCCGGAGCGCGATCTGATCTTGAGCATCACCTACATCGTGGTGTTGTCGTCGATCCTGCTGCAGGGATTGAGCATCGGCAAACTGGTCAAGCACGTGACCAAGGATGAGCCTGTGCCAACGACACAGGCTGAGCATCACTGA
- the metF gene encoding methylenetetrahydrofolate reductase [NAD(P)H] — MSQDRRYSFEFFPTKTDAGHEKLLATARQLATYNPDFFSCTYGAGGSTRDRTINTVLQLESEVKVPAAPHLSCVGDSKDDLRSLLTQYKAAGITRIVALRGDLPSGMGMASGELRHANDLVEFIREETGDHFHIEVAAYPEMHPQARNFEDDLNNFVRKANAGADSAITQYFFNADSYFYFVERVRAMGVNIPIVPGIMPITNYSKLARFSDACGAEIPRWIRKQLEAYGDDTQSIQGFGEQVITEMCERLLQGGAPGLHFYTLNQAEPSLAVWNNLKLPR, encoded by the coding sequence ATGTCCCAAGACCGTCGCTACAGCTTCGAGTTCTTCCCTACGAAGACCGACGCTGGGCATGAAAAGCTACTCGCCACTGCCCGTCAGTTGGCCACGTACAACCCCGATTTCTTTTCCTGCACCTATGGCGCTGGCGGTTCGACCCGTGATCGCACCATCAACACCGTGTTGCAGCTCGAAAGCGAAGTCAAAGTCCCGGCCGCACCGCATTTGTCTTGCGTGGGCGACAGCAAGGACGACCTGCGCAGCCTGCTGACGCAGTACAAGGCCGCCGGCATTACCCGTATCGTTGCCCTGCGCGGTGACCTGCCTTCGGGCATGGGCATGGCCAGTGGTGAACTGCGCCACGCCAACGATCTGGTTGAATTCATTCGTGAAGAAACCGGCGATCATTTCCACATCGAAGTCGCCGCTTACCCGGAAATGCATCCGCAAGCGCGCAATTTCGAAGACGATCTGAACAACTTCGTGCGCAAGGCCAACGCTGGCGCCGACAGTGCGATCACCCAGTACTTCTTCAACGCCGACAGCTACTTCTACTTCGTCGAGCGTGTACGGGCGATGGGCGTGAACATCCCGATCGTGCCGGGGATCATGCCGATCACCAACTACAGCAAACTCGCACGCTTCTCCGATGCCTGCGGTGCGGAAATCCCGCGCTGGATCCGCAAGCAACTGGAAGCCTACGGCGACGACACCCAGAGCATTCAAGGCTTTGGCGAGCAAGTCATCACCGAAATGTGCGAACGCCTGCTGCAAGGTGGCGCGCCTGGGTTGCACTTCTATACGTTGAACCAGGCTGAGCCGAGCCTGGCGGTGTGGAATAACCTGAAGTTGCCGCGCTAA